Genomic DNA from Chloroflexota bacterium:
CGGTGCAGGCTCCACAATACCCCTTACCGCAACCGTTTTTGGTCCCTGTCAAATGCAGCTGTTCCCGCAATACATGGAGGAGCGTAGCCTCCACGGGTACAGCAAGACTGTACTCCCTACCGTTGACCATCAGGGATAGAAGAAAATTCTCCATCTCTTCCTCCGGCTCAGTCCACCTTCTCTAGTTCTATCTTGCTTTCGACCGGGGCGATGGGGGAAACGAATCTCACTGCCGTTCTACGCAGGATTAGTAGCCAGCGACCTAATTCTGGCGCGGCAGCTGTGATGATAATTACGGCCTGGATAACCAGATATAGCTCTAAAGGAATGTGGGTCACTCTCATCATCACCATGCCCCCCTGCATTAATGCTCCAAAGACGAAGGCGGCGACAACTATGCCAAACGAATTGTGGCGGCCCAAGATACCCACAGCGATGCCTGTCCAGCCGTATCCCGGTGAGAAATCAGAGATGAAACGCTTATGCAGGCCAAGAACCTCGCCCGCGCCACCAAGACCAGCTATGGCTCCGCTGACAAGCATAGCCAGAAAGATGTTTCTAGCCATGCTTATGCCTGCATCCTCTGCGGCCAGTGGCGAGAGACCGGAGGCTTTCAATTCATAGCCTAAAACCGTCTTCTCCAGGACAAAATAGATCACTACCGCGCAAAGGAGGGCGAGAAAGATTGCTGCCGATAGCTGACTCGGTGGTAACAGATTGGGTAATTGAGCACTGACAGCCACAACGGCAGTTTGGGGGAAGTTCGTCTCACCCGGCGATAAAAAGGGATAGCTCACCAGATAGCCGGTGAGGAGGATAGCGATAAAGTTCAACATCACTGTAATGATGATCTCATTTGCCCCCGTCTTTATCTTTAATATGCCAGGGATAAGGCTCCACATCCCCCCAGCCAGAGCCCCCGCAGCCAGGGCCAAGGGGAGATGAATAAAAATGGGCAAGCCGGTGATGTATATCCCGGCCAACGCAGAGGTGAGGGCACCCACGTACAGCTGCCCTTCCAAACCAATGTTGAACTGACGGGCCTTGGCGGCGAAGGAGAAGGCCAGTCCAGTGAAGATAAGGGGTGTAGTCTTAGCCAACGTTTGGCTCAGGTAATAAGACCCACCAAAGGCCCCATGAAACATCGCCGCATAAGCAGCGATCGGCGAGT
This window encodes:
- a CDS encoding ABC transporter permease is translated as MKSAFGKWLVGNGRFNQILFSAFAAVFSLLIGAIVIFLAGYSPIAAYAAMFHGAFGGSYYLSQTLAKTTPLIFTGLAFSFAAKARQFNIGLEGQLYVGALTSALAGIYITGLPIFIHLPLALAAGALAGGMWSLIPGILKIKTGANEIIITVMLNFIAILLTGYLVSYPFLSPGETNFPQTAVVAVSAQLPNLLPPSQLSAAIFLALLCAVVIYFVLEKTVLGYELKASGLSPLAAEDAGISMARNIFLAMLVSGAIAGLGGAGEVLGLHKRFISDFSPGYGWTGIAVGILGRHNSFGIVVAAFVFGALMQGGMVMMRVTHIPLELYLVIQAVIIITAAAPELGRWLLILRRTAVRFVSPIAPVESKIELEKVD